In the genome of Stegostoma tigrinum isolate sSteTig4 chromosome 31, sSteTig4.hap1, whole genome shotgun sequence, the window agaggagaaggttaaGAGAAGGTCAGATAGATGTTTTCAATATTGTAAGAAGGCTGGATAGAGTAGGTGGTGACAAACTATTTCCATTTATATCATTGTCTCAGATTATAGGGCAtatccaagcagttcttttcagatttggttAAATATAGTTAAGAGAAGTCTCAACAATAACAGTTTGCTTAAGTATGAATATTTATTAGATAATAAGATgaaaaaagaaaggaacatttattaagtaaataaaaggaatgaaaaagaaaggaaaagaaacaataaGCTGCACACCGTTCTGCCCATTGGGGACCCCTCAATTGATTGCTGATCTGAAGGTTGAAGTTGTTCTTGGTACCATTCACGATCCTGATCCAAGGTGAGGTCCAGTtacttggaatgaaactctctctctctctcttatatgGAGTAACAAACAGTCAGTGCAAAAAACAGTACAAAAAAGCAATTTTGATTATGCCATCTTTGGCATATACAGAAATGTTggcaggactcattcaaggtcatgccaTTGTCGAAAATCATCAATATGATATTGGTGGTGCACTGAATGAATGGGCCCATTGGATGACACACAGATACCCAATCTTGTGTATTTGTGTGACTAAATAGACATTGAAGGGGAAGGAAAACAATACCTAGTTGAAGACGTCTAGACTGTGAGGTTAGGTGGAAGAATATATGGAAGGATCACAAGTGTTCAAAATTCTTCATGGAATATAAAATTTGAATCCTACTGTTATGTCTGTGATCATCATTAAATCAGATTACACCAGCTCAAGTTGAGAGAAGGAAGATCCATTCACTATTTAATTGAGCTTCTGTACACAGCGAGCACGTTACTTTGGCTTACCTTGTTGTGGGAGGCAAATACTgcaatgaagaaagaaaggagaattcAATACACATTTGAAGGAGTATTAataaagtttagatttttgcaCCAGCTGAGTTAACTACAGAGTTGTTTCTGCTTATGTCAGAGAAGATTTTCCTAGCCTATGGTCTTAAACTATAACATCATAGAATTTTAGAAACAACAATTGAATACTCTAAGTTAATAAAtttgatttagaaaaaaaatgaagatcaccATTCTAGCttatttctttcttaattcaaTAGTATGGAGTGATGTTTTATCATCTAAATCATGCGAAAGTATCAATTGATGATTAAAGTTACTTTTGAAAATAGAACATTTCTGATTTCACTTTTATTTGTATTACAGACGTAAGTGAAACGTTTCTGATGATCAATGGAACTGTGCTAAGATCTCAAATGTCCCTAAGAAACCACAGAATATTGGAATCATTCTTTAATCAAAATGTTGAATCTAGTAAGAAATTAGCCCGTGAGAACAAATTATCAAGATCTTCTAAGTTAGGTTTACTTCATCAAATAGAAGAAAGTGAAAAAAACATGTATGTTGGAAATCATTTAGATCCACGTTTGGCTGATCCAAAAGCATCCAGAATGTCTCATTTAAGTCGACTTAGGCAAAGACCAACCTTTGCTAGAGATAATGGATTTAGTTCACACCTTGGCAGAGCAAACCATCTTCAGTGGAACATTAATGGAGGGAGAACTGGTAAACATAGTCCTTTGAACTTATTCAATTCTGACGATATTCCCCTGCAAAACCATCGACCACCCAAACATCTTAATCATGGGCCTCATCTGACCACAAGTGCTTCCAGTGTTGATAAAAATGTAAAGCATAAAAAGCACAAAGTTATCAAGAGAGTTAGGCGGGGCAACCTCGAAGATCAAATAGAAAATATCAAGCAGGAAGTGAAGTCGACTACAGTTTTTACATTCAAAGAAACAACTACAGACAAACCAAACGTAATGTATGAATTTGATGAACATTACCCAGATATTATAGAACTGAACATTTCTACTCCAGAATCTGAAAATCCACAAACTGTAGTGGAGTCCCCAGAAGTGGAAGTTTCTATGTTTGAAATACCCAGTATTCCTCCAGAAAACAGTGAAATACCTCAAGCCATTATTGAAATGGAAAATAGATCAGATGATAGTTATTCAGAAAAACATAACATTGAGTATGTAATAGCTGAGCAAAAGCCACTGCTAAGGAAAGCACTTGACCCTGGACATTTCAGTAGGTCTATGCAAGATACTGAGATTATTGATGTGGGTAATAATGAAGCATatacagttaatatttcagatgggTCTTGGCACAAACCACTAGGTCAGTTCCTGGATAAAGCTGTGCAGAATGAAGTTGAGCCAAATTCTGTAACACAATCCAACACTAAGCTAACTCAACTTGAAATTATTAAACTACTCGAAGATGCATACAAGCAATCTACCGCAGAGACCAATCACACTGAAGAGACCAGTACGACCAGAGTTTCAGAACACCGGACAACCACTCAGGCTGTGGAGAAAGTGGAAGGTAATAAAGATTTAATTCCCCCAGTACATCCCAAGAAAATAATAAAGGAATCAGTTAAAACTTCTTCATCAAATAATTCTAGAATCAAAACAAATGTTGATGATATGTTTGAGACTAAAGTTAATGAAGAAGTGCGAGCAGTAGAACCCAACAAGGATATACAAACTCTGTTTGCTCACGTAATAAGAATAATTAAGATAGATTGTCTGAAACCTAAATTAAAGGCTGCTTGTACAGACCTTCTTACCAAAATAGGACACCTAATGAAGCAGTATGAAGGAAAAGAGTATTTACCTGAACTAGGGTCTTGGAATCCTTCTCTTTTGCGTCCAGACGATAAAGAAGAAGCAGGGGGAAAAGAAACAGATGTATTCCCTCCACCAATATCGCGACCACGACCACAGCCGCGTCCACATCCGCATGCACACAAAGGACATGAAGCAGGAACGTATGTACCGAATTATGCTGAAATGCTTAATACAGAACCGTCAAAGGTAATTATATCAAATTCTTTATATCATATTCTTCCAAAACTCTTTatttatgtatatatatataaatttgtctttttttaatcttgCTGATAGCAATTTATTTTAGTGTAATTTCATATCGTGTTTTCATATTCTTCAATATTATTTTCCCTGTAAGAATGAATCCCCATTTTAGACATCTCATTTGCCTTTACATTTATGGTCATCTTTATCAGTGCATTCAATATTCTCACAAatatgtgtgtgaaaaagtctCATATCTTTCTATTATGAAGAAATTTGCATTTAGTACTCATTTCCTGCCCATAAACATTACCTTCCGAAATCATAATTGTTGAATAAATCTTTTATGTCCATATTTCCAACATGATATGCTTGTTTATCAGAGGAATTTCATTATGAATGTTTACCGGTGACAGTGTAGTTAAGCTATTTAAGACTGGTAGCAGATCCCTCTGTTTCGTCTCTCTTTGAcctcaattagggatgggccataaatgcttcctagccagcgacacccttatcctgtgaatgaataaagaaaacaaaaccttCCATGAGTCTCATTGGTTGTTGCTTAGCCCCTGACGCACCTTAACTTGATTTTTCTCACCCATTTTGGCTTTTTCCATCAGATTGGTCAATCAATCTGGCATCCCTAACAGTTTCTCATCTTTGCTGCTTTTGTCATCCTCCACAAATTGCCAACTTAATCCTAAGTCTTCTTGGACCCTGATTCCATTTCTCTTGGTCTTCTTCCCTAATATTTTGACATCAGGTTGGAGCATTTTGTTTGCTTCCCTTAAGTTATTTCCCTAATCTAGTTCCAGCAATGTTACAGCTCTATGCCCACTTTACCGACATCATGTTTTTCTGCCACCCTGCAACTCTGAGCCTCCATAATGGCCCAGACCCTCTCTATCTTTGTCACGTACATTTAGCGAGCATTTATCAGTCACTGATTGGGCCACAGGCCAGGGGTAGTCAGTGAAAAATATGAATTGTTGGCCATGGTAGTACAAGAATATGCCCTCTCTATATCCTTCCTTGGTTTGTGATACAGCCTGTTGCAGATAAGAGGTAAGTGGCATGCAACAGAATTGAGAGCCACAAGGGCACGTGATAGAGCTCAAGACTCGAGCGATACAAACGGGAATGTGAAAGCATTTGCAAAGGACATGTATGAAGTACAAAAGGATGGTGCCTAATTGCACATGAGAAGAACTACAAATGCTAAAGCTGCATAGTGAAGGATAGCGTAAAAGAGCAACATACACTACTGCAAAGCACAGGGTCCTGTGACATAATGGCATATGATAACTTAAAAACTATGCTAcactggatatatatttgaaagacGTAATAGAAACTGAATCAGTATGGAGCGATAGACAATAAGCAAGATAGCTGGTCCTTGCAATTAAAGCAGTAGGGAATCCAGTGAAAGCAAGTGGTTTTCATAAAGCAATTGACATATAGGATTATAATTTAATATAGAGATGGAATATGCCAGTGGCTGGAGAGCTGATGAAAGCCTTGTGACATCTCTTTCTGAGAAGGCCTGTTGAATTAAGTGTCAACCAAGCACTGAAGTAGACTACAATGGGCATTTCCTTACAATCAGTGACTCAAGGGCCAAGAGTCTTGCCCGGAAAGAACTGCTAGCTCATCAGAGGCTACCTTCAATCCTTCCACAGGGGAAAGCATTATGTTCTGCCCACAATATTGAATTGGTATATATTCCTTGCAACACTTGCTCACCTTGTTTATTTACTTCCTTGACACACTGCCTATTCTTTTCTATACAAAAGTAAAGAGGATAGATCAATCAGAGGACTGCAGAAATGAAAACCAAAGCTATGaggagaaaaagaaacacaatagCAGCCCACAAAAGAACTTGCAAAATAAACAAGAAGGATAGCCTATCCTCTTTCTATGTACAATGTCATAATTGATTCACTAATGTAAAATAActtaaaattattaaatatttgCCTTACAGTACAATGGATATCACATTCACATGAAATGTCAGCACAACAAAATGGATAAAGGTGTGTTCTGTGTGAATCATCCCAAGCCACCTTTAATACAGCCACTTATTAAGAAGTCTCACAGTTAATCAAATTCTAAAACAATTGCtgaaactttattgcatgtagcaaccaaaGTACGACCCCTCAAGTAAGCAGATTAAGCCTCACAACCCAACTTGGCTATTGCCTAATTAATAGTGGAATTTAGCTATGATTCCAGTGAAGAGTGTCTGTATCTGGATGTCAAGGCTTCAGTTGTTGTGCAGTGTTGTTCTTCAAAGTTCTGCTCATGAAGAATCTTGGAGTTAAATTCTAATATTATTTTCTGACGCTCAAGTTTGTGGTGTGATATTATTGATGATGCTTTAGATTCTTTCATTCCAATCATTGATTACACTTTTGGAGTCCTCAAGTCTGTAGAttgccttcttatcagaagtaACTTTGCTGTTCCTTGTCTTATTTGGTGTTAGCTGTCTTTTGAAAACCATTTACCTCAGGACATTCCTTCTGCAGACAGTCGTAATTGCTCATACGTCACAAGGCAGCAGGTTATCAAGCAGTATTACCTCCTGTCTCTCAGGAAACAAAAGTCCACACCAAatatcagagcatcccacccagacccatccccctataatccagcTAATCCACatcaccctgaacactatgggcaattgaacatggccaatccacctaccctgtacatctttggactgtggaaggaaaccggaggaaacccacgcagacatggggagaatgtgcagactccacacagacagtcacccgaggccggaattgaacctgggtccctggcgctgtgaggcagcagtgctagccacagtgccaccatgccaccctgctGCCCTCTCAGgaaacaatttatttcagaaagagCTACTCCAGACCCTTTCAATCCATTTATATTCAGTAAAATTCTGAGGTGTGTACATCACAGTGTGCAAATAAAAGAAAGTACAATTGtaaaaaaataatttttcaatCTTGAGGCAACCTGAAAATGTTATAGAGGTAATGCGAGGATCAAAGTAGCTGTCAATGTAAGGAAACTCCTGACACAATGGTTGGTTAACCTTCAGTGA includes:
- the LOC132206131 gene encoding uncharacterized protein LOC132206131, with protein sequence MTEPFLTLVEMGNGDVPDAVRCCLCYVARTVEILFNTVKIQCSDPCAANDNSCDVSETFLMINGTVLRSQMSLRNHRILESFFNQNVESSKKLARENKLSRSSKLGLLHQIEESEKNMYVGNHLDPRLADPKASRMSHLSRLRQRPTFARDNGFSSHLGRANHLQWNINGGRTGKHSPLNLFNSDDIPLQNHRPPKHLNHGPHLTTSASSVDKNVKHKKHKVIKRVRRGNLEDQIENIKQEVKSTTVFTFKETTTDKPNVMYEFDEHYPDIIELNISTPESENPQTVVESPEVEVSMFEIPSIPPENSEIPQAIIEMENRSDDSYSEKHNIEYVIAEQKPLLRKALDPGHFSRSMQDTEIIDVGNNEAYTVNISDGSWHKPLGQFLDKAVQNEVEPNSVTQSNTKLTQLEIIKLLEDAYKQSTAETNHTEETSTTRVSEHRTTTQAVEKVEDDKEEAGGKETDVFPPPISRPRPQPRPHPHAHKGHEAGTYVPNYAEMLNTEPSKKQMSLSTVEYGHKLLLAIAVTVVVMIIIAVVCLIEICSQRSESKTPYASGDAGCKRPYKSPLKKVTERITGKSSAKDAQKAPLLDEDIDLPKPLWLQDLYQPLDSVRKKSMGHGSHYKDSSEEEEVFSRANVSGRSDARNP